From a single Drosophila sulfurigaster albostrigata strain 15112-1811.04 chromosome 3, ASM2355843v2, whole genome shotgun sequence genomic region:
- the LOC133844249 gene encoding tudor domain-containing protein 3, translating to MELSKQLKAQGWYLTDDGIKTLSTAIGGDLEARKIIDEALNRDLRDIGGGALATNREESSATLGGRIVLQVQKVRNIAAPKSNEESKAAPRLLQLELSDGQQTVQALELEPVPALSLNVAPGTKIFFKAEKLQLMHGFLLLRQNELQLLGGRVEALYEKWDFARTMLKYARSGRPLTGATAPPPWVAFGKSINANDDRNFKSLVPAGDKDKPAKENDEFNATRNEAIAAASKVAVKKVFGGGGQNLVDYNIKKILDKGYSKEEAKLALQGTRNNLERALYNLKRRKDAAASGSTEAPPMRGGRGERPGREGKRGASLKDEAEAAKPAANATLFDFLTTKLPPTKDAEKLEASAMEAAVKASLATANAERTQSKHHEQHQEHKFQGTNDRSRFENNVSSSFAAHRGGPAGRVPRGGARNRPERGGGNFSTRAGGGGGGAPTAPGAGNGSSSNIRSRYENNSRATEQTHVKSAGRNGHELPRDVPSKAVVPEVKQEQELTTGTKEQSNNNRRNNERQTNRNGNYRAENGNRNNSRRQPGAGSNGGGTVAPVGRVSNNPFSNNEDTNTRLNKVVEETANLKINSTKREPRRGGKQSAGPSHRQQQFEAPANALPLEKKSMEKPIPGAATAAAAASTTAPQRQQPQPVKEHPRSQHQSNASYSQLPNGYTYDPSKIMGFQSKETNEFAMSLLKSQGLTIAPQAAAASAAPPPPSSQKLPTQATSPPAPIANNNSIKPRNTFDALPMASANSIQLPSNPQPAVLSSPPQYFTDDAWMWKAGDLCMAKYWDDGRYYEAEITGVSENTCVVFFLGYGNHEEVLKSDMLPLTDAQNRPLSNMPQSQHQHPKSRYRGDRQTQQQQVYVPPHKREY from the exons ATGGAATTGTCCAAGCAATTAAAGGCGCAGGGCTG GTACCTCACAGACGATGGCATCAAGACACTGAGCACCGCCATAGGCGGCGACCTCGAAGCACGCAAAATAATTGATGAAGCTTTGAAT CGGGATCTGCGCGATATTGGAGGCGGTGCCCTGGCCACCAATCGCGAGGAGTCGAGTGCAACGCTCGGTGGTCGTATTGTGCTCCAGGTGCAAAAAGTGCGCAATATTGCGGCCCCCAAAAGCAATGAAGAATCTAAGGCAGCGCCACGCCTACTACAATTGGAGCTATCCGATGGGCAGCAAACGGTACAGGCTTTGGAGCTGGAACCGGTGCCTGCGTTGAGTCTGAATGTGGCACCCGGTACAAAGATTTTCTTCAAGGCTGAGAAACTGCAATTGATGCATGGATTTCTGCTGTTGCGCCAGAATGAGTTGCAGCTGCTCGGCGGACGTGTGGAAGCTTTGTACGAGAAATGGGATTTTGCACGCACAATGCTCAAATATGCACGAAGTGGTCGCCCATTGACGGGAGCAACTGCACCGCCGCCTTGGGTGGCATTTGGCAAGAGCATCAATGCCAATGATGATCGCAACTTTAAGAGTTTAGTGCCGGCCGGAGACAAGGATAAGCCGGCCAAGGAGAACGACGAGTTTAATGCCACGCGCAATGAGGcgattgctgctgccagcAAGGTGGCTGTAAAGAAGGTGTTCGGCGGTGGCGGTCAGAATCTCGTTGACTACAACATCAAGAAGATCCTCGACAAGGGCTACAGCAAGGAAGAAGCCAAGCTGGCGTTGCAGGGCACTCGCAATAATCTCGAACGTGCTCTGTACAATCTCAAGCGTCGCAAAGATGCAGCTGCTAGTGGCAGCACTGAGGCGCCACCCATGCGCGGTGGGCGTGGCGAGCGTCCGGGTCGCGAGGGCAAACGTGGCGCAAGTCTGAAAGATGAAGCAGAGGCAGCGAAACCGGCCGCGAATGCGACACTCTTTGATTTTCTTACTACGAAATTGCCACCAACAAAGGACGCCGAGAAGCTGGAAGCGAGTGCCATGGAGGCGGCAGTCAAGGCATCGCTGGCAACTGCAAATGCCGAGCGAACCCAAAGCAAACATCACGAACAACACCAAGAGCACAAATTCCAGGGCACAAACGATCGATCGCGTTTCGAGAACAATGTGTCGAGCAGCTTTGCTGCCCATCGAGGTGGCCCGGCAGGACGTGTTCCTCGAGGCGGAGCACGCAATCGTCCCGAACGAGGAGGCGGCAACTTTAGCACTCgcgcaggaggaggaggaggaggtgcaCCGACAGCACCAGGAGctggcaatggcagcagcagcaatataCGTAGCCGCTACGAGAATAATTCGCGGGCAACGGAACAAACTCATGTCAAGAGCGCTGGACGCAATGGTCACGAGTTGCCACGCGATGTCCCTAGCAAAGCTGTTGTCCCTGAGGTAAAGCAGGAGCAGGAACTAACGACTGGGACCAAGGAGCAGAGTAACAACAATCGTCGCAATAACGAGCGACAAACGAATCGCAATGGAAATTATCGCGCCGAGAATGGTAATAGGAATAACAGTCGCCGACAGCCAGGAGCTGGATCAAATGGTGGTGGAACTGTTGCTCCAGTGGGCAGAGTAAGCAATAATCCGTTTAGCAACAATGAAGATACAAATACTCGCCTCAACAAAGTGGTCGAGGAAACGGCTAATTTGAAGATCAACTCAACTAAGCGTGAACCACGACGTGGTGGTAAACAAAGTGCTGGACCATCCCATCGCCAACAGCAGTTTGAAGCGCCAGCAAATGCATTGCCCTTGGAGAAGAAGTCTATGGAAAAGCCAATTCCAggagctgcaactgcagctgcagctgcatcaacaacagcaccacagcgacaacaaccacagccaGTGAAGGAGCATCCACGATCACAACATCAATCGAATGCCAGCTACAGTCAATTGCCAAATGGTTACACTTATGATCCCAGCAAGATTATGGGTTTCCAGAGCAAGGAGACCAATGAGTTTGCCATGAGTCTGCTGAAGAGTCAGGGTTTAACAATTGCGCCACAAGCGGCGGCAGCATCGGCAGCGCCACCACCACCGTCCAGTCAAAAGCTGCCTACTCAAGCAACATCCCCACCAGCGCCGAtagctaacaacaacagcattaagCCGCGAAACACATTCGATGCATTACCAATGGCATCGGCTAACAGCATTCAACTGCCATCAAATCCACAGCCAGCTGTTTTATCATCGCCACCACAGTACTTCACTGACGATGCTTGGATGTGGAAAGCTGGCGACTTGTGTATGGCCAAGTATTGGGACGATGGACGA taCTATGAGGCTGAGATCACAGGAGTTTCGGAAAACACTTGTGTGGTGTTTTTCCTGGGCTATGGCAATCACGAAGAAGTACTGAAATCGGATATGTTGCCCCTCACCGATGCCCAGAATCGACCATTAAGCAATATGCCACAGTCACAGCATCAACATCCGAAGTCGCGCTATCGTGGAGATCGTCagactcagcagcagcaggtatATGTGCCACCACACAAACGCGAGTATTAA
- the LOC133844252 gene encoding H/ACA ribonucleoprotein complex subunit 2-like protein, whose translation MVKVKVEKTDDADTSVKVSANVSVKEEESYDDKLLFINAIAKPMAGKKLAKKVYKLVKKAMKHKTYLRNGLKDVQTRLRKGETGLCIFAGDVTPVDIMCHLPAVCEEKGIPYTYTPSRADLGAAMGVKRGTVALLVRQNEEYKDLYDEVKDELSKLNVPV comes from the exons atggttAAAGTAAAGGTAGAGAAAACTGATGACGCCGACACGTCTGTTAAAGTCAGTGCAAATGTGTCGGTTAAGGAAGAAGAGAGTTATGACGACAAATTGCTGTTTATTAACGCCATCGCTAAACCGATGGCAGGCAAGAAATTGGCCAAGAAAGTTTATAAATTGGTCAAGAAAGCCATGAAGCATAAAACCTACTTGCGAAATGGACTCAAGGATGTGCAAACACGCTTACGCAAAGGTGAAACTGG CCTTTGCATCTTTGCCGGTGATGTGACTCCCGTGGACATCATGTGCCACCTGCCCGCTGTATGCGAGGAGAAGGGTATTCCCTACACTTACACACCAAGTCGTGCTGATCTCGGTGCTGCGATGGGTGTTAAGCGAGGCACAGTCGCCTTGCTGGTTCGCCAAAATGAGGAATACAAAGATTTATACGATGAAGTCAAAGATGAGCTGTCCAAGCTGAATGTTCCAGTTTGA